CAGGGGCTGGAAGCGTTACGTGCTGGGCGGATTGACGTTCGGCGCAGGCTGGGGCCTGGCAGGCGTGTGCCCCGGGCCGATCCTGGCCCTGCTGGGTGCAGGCATCTGGCCCATGCTGCTGGTGCTGGCGTTTGCGCTGCTGGGCACCTACCTGTACGGCCTGCTCAAAGACCACCTGCCCCACTGAGGGAACTCCGGCTTGAAACCGGGTGCGCGCAGGGCGCGAAGACTGGCGCCGGGGCACCACCACGACATGTTGACGTGACCCGGGCCCACCAATCATCTGTGAGCCTTCTCCTACCTCTGCGGCGCGTCACTGCGCCGCAGAGGTTCCCTATGGCCAGAGTCCGGGCGCCACAGCCCTCCAGCCTGAGGCGGAAAAGGAAGTGTTGGACGCGCCTGTCGGGTGACGCGCAACTGCGGTGGGCTGCCGGGGGCACGCCTGGTCTGAAGCCCCCTTGTTCAAAGGACTCTGCTCGGTTGCTCCGGCAGCCAGGGTAAAACTGGTCGCCGAAGCAGATCCTCAGCGGCGGTCAGGCCCATTCTCCTGTGGGTCGCCAGAGCCCTGCCCCCTGCCTGCAGTCGCGCCGCCTCGTGACCCCATCACCTCACTGCCCTGCGGCACTCAATCCACAGGCAGGTCACGCCAGGCCGGGCACCTGCCCCTCCACCGCCCTGTTCCACAGGGAAGAACTGCCGGACAGCCTGAAGGCAAGTGGCGCGTCAGCCCGGCGGGGACGCTGGCCACTTTATGATCTGGTGTGCCCGGCCAGTTCAGCACCCGGGGACCCCCCCAGGACCGCTCACCTCCACGTTCTCCTGCACCGCGCAAAGGAACCGCAACCATGTCCAGCCCAGCGCCTCTGACCCTAGACGAGCAAGAGAAACACCGTGTCCTGAACCGCCTGCGCCGACTGGAGGGTCAGGTCCGCGGGCTGCACAAGATGGTGGACGAGGACCGTCCCTGCCAGGACATCCTGACCCTGCTGAGCGGGATCCGCAGCGCGCTGGACGCCACGGGTGAGGTGATTTTCGAACAGTACCTGCTGAGCTGCGCCGCCAACGAGGGAGAGCCGCTGCCCACCCGCGAGATCGTGAAAACGGCCCGCCTGTTGCGTTGACCGTGTCTGCGGCGCGACTTCGCAGCGCGGCTCAGATCAGGTGGACACTGGGCGGGGCGGCCACAACAGGGCCACACGCCTTGAGGTAGGCAAGCATGGCCTCGACCGCGCTTACTGTCAATTCGCGCCGGTTCTGCCCGAAGCGGTGCGGGACCGCCTGATTGGTCAGAAAGGCCACCTCGTACTGACGCTCCGGCTCCAGAGGTTCACCGGCAATTTCGATGGCCTGCACGCGCGCGCCGTGCGGATTTTCCGGCTTGGCGTACAGCACCACGCCGTGCATGCGCTTGACGTAGCCGCCGCGCTGCTGCCAGGGGTCACGCGCGAAGACCGCTTCCAGATTGTCTTCAAGCATCTGGGCAAGTTCCGAGCCGCTCAGCCGCACCTGGCCCACCGGCGGGTCATGGGGCACCAGGTTCCAGACCGCCATCCGGCTGATGGGTCCTGGCGCAATGGGGGCGCCGTAGCGCCAGCCGTTTGAAAGGGCGATGGAGGTGCCGGCGGCGTGGGCGACGGCGGCGGTGAGAAAGTCGTCGGCCGGGGCGCTCAGGCTGGTGCCGCGGTGCAGCAGGACCTCGGTATGTCCGGCGATCTCCTCCTGGGCGGCGCGGAAGGGACGCAGATGCCCGGAGATGGCCTCGGCGAGCGGCTGGTCGAGAGGGCGGCCGGCGTGCATCTCGACCAGCTCATGGTGGACCAGGGTCACCTGATCAGGGGTGACGTCCAGATCCAGGCGGCTGACAAAGCTGCCGTGACAGCCGGCCTGGGTGATCAGGGTCCGCCCCACCCGCTGCGGCTCGGTCAGGCGGTTGTGGGTGTGGCCGCTGAGCAGCACGTCGATGCCCGGCACTTCGGCGGCCAGCGCGCAGTCCTGCGGGAAGCCCAGATGGGACAGAACCACCACCACATCGGCGCCCTCCTCTTCCCGCAGCCGGCGCACCAGGTCCCGGGTCTCGGCCCGCCCATCGGTAAAGCGCAGCCCCTCGCCAAAGCGCGGCGGCATGTCGCCGACGATGTTGGAAGCCAGCCCCAGCACGCCCACCCGGACGCCGCGGTCAATCATCCGGAAGGGGGCGAACGGCCGCTCGGAGGTGTCCTCACGGTAGATGTTGGCGGCCAGCATGGGGTAACTGAGATGGGCGGCCAGCTGCTCAAGCTGTTCAGGCCCGTAGCCAAAATCCCAGTGGGCGGTCATGCCGTCAAAGGCCAGCGTGTTGAGCAGTTCCGGCATGAATGCGCCGCGCGTGGCGACCACCGGCCCGGTGCCGTGAAAGGTGTCGCCGTTGTCGAGGGCGATAACGGCCCCAGGGCACTCGGCGCGTACCCGGTCGAAATACGCCTTGATCCGTGCCAGGCCCCCGGTGGTGCGCGTCATGGGAGCGCCCGCCTCCCAGAAAAGCTCCGGATGGGGTTCGAGATAGGCATGCAGATCGTTGAGTTGCAGCAGGGTCAAACGGGTCACTTGCAGTGCTCCAGTGGGAATGGGCCTGGATGTATGGATGTGCGGAAAGGACGGAGGCAAAAGCTGTGGCCTGCCTGCGGCGTCCTGCCGGGCCTAGACATACGCGGCAAGCCGCTGCAGGAGGGCCGGTTTCTGGACCACGCCGACCATGGAATCCACCTGCTTGCCCCCATGGAACAGCAGCAGGGTCGGGATGCTGCGAATCTCAAACTGTCCGGCGCTGCGGGGATTTTCGTCCACGTTGACCTTGACCACCCGGATCTTGCCGGCCTGCTCGCGGGCGATCTCTTCCAGAACAGGACCCATCACCCGGCAGGGACCGCACCAGGGGGCCCAGAAGTCCACCAGCACCGGCACGCTGGCCTGAATATCGTCGGCGAAGGTGGCATCGGTGCCGTCATGCAGCCACGGCAGAGCGGCCTGACAGCGTGCGCAGACGGGCACCTGACCGCCGGGAACCTGGCGTACCCGGTTCTTGCTGTGGCAAACCGGACAGAGCAGCACATCATTCATGTTGACCTCGTGGTGTGGTGGGGAGAGGGAATGTCGACGTGGTGGCGACAAGGGAAGGGCCCTGAGGGCGCGTGCCCCGGTCAGGCCTGCCTGCCGCTGCTCGCCGGAACCTGTGACGCTCCGCAAGTTCCGCGAGATGTCTCAGGTAAGGGTGTGAGAGACCGCAGAGCATGTTCGTCGCCGGGACACGTGATTTGATGGGCAGTTTATATGGTCACACCTGCAGCGCTGGGGGCACGGCATCACCGGACGTTCAGGTCTGACGCCGCAGTTCGTCGCCGCGAAATGGGAGCCTGAGCAGCGGGGCCAGCAGGCAGACGTCAAGCACGCCGGCCAGCAGCGGCACCGTCCCGAGGGCCAGAACAGCTGGCTGACGGTGGGTCAGGCCCCAGCCCATCAGGGCGAGCCCGGCTCCTACGCGCAGACCGCGCCCCTGCGGCGCCGCCATAAATCCACCGAATTGTTTCCTGGTGATCATCAGTCCCTCCTGGGGGGTTCAGGGTTGAGCGGCATTGACGGTGGTCTGCACGCTCCATCACATCAATGTCGTTCCCATGTCGGTGCGTTTCCTGGCAGAGGGCCGAGGACCCGCCCTTGAGCAAGTCCAGCCGCATCTCCCACGCCAAGTCTGAACGCCCCAAACGGCGGATGCCTGTGCCGCCAATGAACATTGCCTTTATGGCTTCACACGTCCAGTGTGGTGCCGTCCTCGCCCAGCGTGTCCCGCCAGCGGTGCTGAGGCTCGAAGCCCAGATGCTGGCGGGCCGCGTCGATGCTCAGAAGGGTCTGGAAACCGTCCAGTGGGTCCCGTAAGGGAACGCCGGGGAAGACCTGCTCCATGAGCGTGCGCGAGGGCAGCGGCATCACGGTATCGGCGGCCGCAATGATGAAGCTGCTGGTGCCCGTCCGTGGGGCCTCCAGCGCCAGGCGGCAGGCCAGCGCGGCGTCCCGCTCGTCGATATACCCCCACAGATTCCACTTGCGGGCGTGGGGATCAGGCCAGGCCAGTTCTGGAAACCGGCGGTACTCGTCCGGCCCCAGGATGTTGGAGAAGCGCAGAGCCACGAAAGGAATCCCTGAACGCCGCGCAAAATCCCCGGCCATCGTCTCGGTGACCACCTTGCTCAGCGCATACGACGATTCGGGATGCGGATAGTGCGCCTCGTCCACCGGGGCGTACTGCGGCGGCACGTCGAAGGGCAGGCCCAGCGTCGTCTCGCTGGACGCCCAGACCACCCGCTGCAGCCCCAGCATCGTGGCCGCCGTGAATACGCTGTGGTTCATGGTCACGTTCTGCACGAAGGTGTGGTGCGGTGCCTGGAGGCCGGGCGCGGGAATGTTCGCCAGATGAACCACGCTGCCCGCACCGTGCATGACCTCCAGCGTCTGGCCCAGATCACTCAGATCGGCCTGGAAGGCATCGTTCAAGGTGCCTGGGAACTCGCCCTCTGGCCTGGGGGTGGGCCGGGTGTCCACGGCGATGACCTCGTAGCCGTGTTCCAGCAGGTGCCGCAGGGCGGCGCGTCCGGCCCGGCCCGCCGCACCCGTCAGCACCACCGGGCCGATGTGGGAAGCCGCGTTCACCACGCGTAGGCTTCCGGGGCCTGTCCGCCGGGGCCGGGCCAGATGTCGTCGAGCGTCTTCAGGGTTTCAGCCGTCAGCCTGATGTCCAGCGCTTTCAGCGCGCCGTCCAGCTGCCCGGCGGTGCGCGGGCCGATGATCGGGGCCGTCACGGCGGGCTGGTGCAGCAGCCACGCCAGCGCCACGTCCGCCGGGGACTCGCCCAGCTCCCTGCACAAGGCCTCGTACCGCTCCAGTTGTGGGCGGTGTTTCTCGATCTGCTGTTGCATGTTCTCGCCCGCGCGGCGGCCCCCCTCGGCCTTTTGCAGGGCACCGCCCAGCAAGCCGCCGCCCAATGGACTCCAGGGAATCAGGCCCAGCCCCAGTGCCTGACAGGCCGGAATGACCTCCAGCTCGATCATGCGCGCCGACAGGTTGTACAGGCTCTGCTCGGACACCAGCCCCATGAAGTGTCGCCCGGCGGCCAGCGTGTTGGCCTGCGCGATGTTCCAACCCGCGAAGTTGCTGCTGCCCACGTACAGTACCTTGCCCTCGCGTACCAGCTGCTCCATGGCCTGCCAGACCTCTTCCCAGGGCGCCGCGCGGTCAATATGGTGCATCTGGTACAGATCGATGTGATCGGTTTTCAGGCGGCGCAGGCTGTCCTCGCACGCCTTGCGGATGTGATACGCCGAGAGTTTCTGATCGTTGGGGCCGTCGCCCATCTTGCCGTAGACCTTGGTCGCCAGCACGATTTTGTCGCGGTTGCCAGGATTGTGCTCCAGCCAGCGCCCGACGATCTGCTCGGTCACGCCCTCGCCGGGCTGGCGGCCATAGACATTGGCGGTGTCGAAGAAATTGACGCCTCGCTCCAGCGCCGCGTCCATGATGGCGTGGCTGTCCTGCTCACTGGTTTCAGGGCCAAAATTCATGGTGCCCAGACACAGGGGGCTGACTTTCAGGCCGGTGCGGCCTAGATGACGGTAATCCATACTTGACGCCTCCTTGAATTTCGCTCTAACCCGACGCTACACCCGCAGGGGCGGCGGCGTCATCCCAGGGGCGGCCTTTATGCTTCCTGCGAATGAATTGAAGAACAAATCGCCATGGGCGTCCCGCTTGAACAAAGGCATCAGATGCTCACTTCAGGGCGCCCTGAACAACGTCTCCGTCCCAGCCAAGAAGGAAACGGCAACCTGATTTGCCGCAAGTGTGCTCCGGTCCTGGATGAAGCCCACCTGAAACGGGCGACATGTCGCCCATCTGCCCGGCACCTCTCGTCCCTCTCCTGACCCGGTCAGCCCCGGCCTCCAGCGATCTGGGCGGCCTCCGGCAGGCGGGCGAGACGGCGCATGGCCACGGCCCCCAGCAGTGGCCCCAGACTCAGCGCCGTGAAGGCCAGCGCCCAGCCGCTGCTGCTGACCAGGAGGGGGACCAGCGCGATGCTGCCGGCGGTCAGGGTGAAGCCCAACGCCAGTTGCATGGTCAGGGCCGTGCCCACATACGCGGGGTCGGCAATCTCACTCACGATGGTTGAAAACTGAGCGGAATCGGCGATGATCCAGAAGCCCCACAGCAGACTCAGGCCCAGCACCACAGGGGGAGCCGCGTTCATCAGGGTGGCCAGGGCCAGGGCCAGGGCGCAGCCGCCGGACAGGAACATGGCCAGCGCCGTGAGACGGGTTCGGCCCCAGCGGTCTCCCAGCACGCCACCGACGTAACAGCCGATGGCCCCCACGCCCACCACGGCGAAGGTGGCGTAGGCCGCCCCCTGCGCCGGGTCCGGCAGGTTGCGCTCCGAGAGCAGCCGCGAGAAGAACACGGCGAACCAGGCCCACATGGCGTACAACTCCCACATGTGCCCCAGGTACCCGAGGGTGGTGAGGCCCATGGCGCGCCCGGTCAGGATCCGCCAGGCCTGGGCAGGCCGGAACACGGCAGGCGGATACTGGTGTGGCCCGTTCCTGACCTGCATGGCCAGCACTCCGCCCAGCGCCGCGAGCAGGCTGGTCACGCCAATCACGGCCTGCCAGTTCGCCCCGCCCAGACCGTTGACCAGGTGCGGCAGCGCGGCTGCGAGGGTCAGGGCGCCCACCATGATGCCCAGCGCCACGCCGCGCCCGGTGCGGAACCAGGTAGCCATGGCCTTGAGCGCCGGGGGATACACCAGGGCCATGGCCGCTCCGGTCAGGGCGCGCAGGGCAATGGCGTGGGCCGGACCCTGCGCCAGCAGCATGCCCAGATTGGCCCCGGCGGCCACCAGGGCTCCGGCCAGAATCAGGTGCCGGGGCGAGACCCGGTCTGCGAGGTTCAGGACCGCACTGAGAACCGCGCCCAGCACGAAGCCCAGCTGAACGGCCAGCGTCAGCCAGGCGGCGTCGCTGGGGCTGAGCGTCCAGACGGCGCGCAGCTGTGGAAGCACGGCGGCGGCCGAAAACCACGGGGCCATGGCAAAGACAACCGCGCCTGCCAGCCACGTGAGGGCGCTCCAGCGGTCCGGGGCGGCGTGGTGGGAAGCAGCATTCGACATGCCGCGCAGCATAGAGAACCCAGGTGGGCCGGTCGGGGTGTGGCCGGGTGCTGGCGCCAGGAGGTGAAGACGCCTGGCACCAGCACCCGGCCCCCAATGGTCAGGTTTGTTGGGAAACGGATGCGGGCTCTTTCGCCTGCGGATCAGACCGTCCGCCCCACCTGCGGGCTTTCCGGCCCACTCCGGAAACGGGGTGGGAGCCTCGGCCCTGCCAGACAGAGCCCTGCCCAGCCTTTACCGGACTGTGACCGGCAGATCCTCCTGCTCGCCCTGGCCATGGGGGCGCCCAGCAGGCCTCAGCCACTCTCCACCCGCACCGGCCACCGTCTGCCCGTCCGCGAAGATAGGCTGTCCCCGCCGGTAGACCCGCTTCACCCGGTGCTGGAACGGGCGCCCGAGAAAGGGAGACCAGGGATGCAGAGACTTGAGCTGTCCCTGGGTCAGGGTCCACGGCGCAGCCGCGTCCACCAGCACCAGATCGGCGTCAAGACCCTCGCGGATGGCCCCCTTCCGGTGTCCGATGCCTGCCAGGCGTGCCGGGGACTCGCTCAGCAGCCGCGCGAGCTGCGGCAGGGGCAGCCTGCGCCGCGTCCCCTCGTCAAGCACCAGGGGCAACGTGAACTGAATGCCGTTGATGCCGCCCCAGGCGTCCCAGATGTTGCTGGTCCTTTTGCGCAATAGGTCTTCAAAACACCGCCATTTCTCGTTGCTGTCGAGGGACAGACCGGAAGGTGGCCTTCCCGTCGTTTGGGACGGCTAAAAACGAAGTTGTCAGCTACTGAGCTTCATTTTTTACGCCCGTCTTTGAAAAGCTTCCTGATAGATATTCATCAACAATTCGTGATTCCGCTCAGGTGCGTATAAATTAAGATAAGCCTCACGACAATTCTGACGGAGCTTCGCCAAATGATCTGGAGAGGCCGTCAGCATCACGATTTTCTCAATAAGATCTTCAGAATCACCAGGTCTAAAGAGTTCACCCGTTTGCCCAACCGTCACTAGCTCGATTAGACCACCCATTCTCGCTGCGACAACAGGCGTTCCCTTTGCAAATGCCTCGATCAGAACCCGCCCAAACGGCTCATGCCACTCAGAAGGCACAACAAGAACCTTGGCATCTCCCATTAGTGTATGGGTTTCGGTGAGGGAAAGTGGACCTAAATATTGTATACCTATATTGCGAGCCGCCGCTTGTTCAACCTCAGATTTGAGAGGCCCTTCACCCACAATCTTAAGGGGAAGAGTTAAACGCCCCAATTCCCAGGTTTTGAGAAGGGTTCGAATCCCCTTTTCATCCGTGAGTCGTCCGACGTAGAGGGCATATCCTCCCTTCCCATCTCCTACACCGGGATCAGGTGCAACAACGTTCGGTTTAACGACAATCTGCGCGGCCTCGATGCCTGCCTCAATATATTTCTGCCTTACAAATTCAGAAGTCGCCACGAACAGATCAACTTGCCGCCGGTACGTACCGATGAGTTTGTGGGTCGACACCATCCCCGCCACAACTGCTGAGCCTGCCACACTACCTCGATAGCAGCGGTGCAGAATGCCGGGAGTGGGGGCAAATCGCCCTACACAC
This DNA window, taken from Deinococcus aerolatus, encodes the following:
- a CDS encoding amidohydrolase family protein, yielding MRKRTSNIWDAWGGINGIQFTLPLVLDEGTRRRLPLPQLARLLSESPARLAGIGHRKGAIREGLDADLVLVDAAAPWTLTQGQLKSLHPWSPFLGRPFQHRVKRVYRRGQPIFADGQTVAGAGGEWLRPAGRPHGQGEQEDLPVTVR
- a CDS encoding MFS transporter; the protein is MSNAASHHAAPDRWSALTWLAGAVVFAMAPWFSAAAVLPQLRAVWTLSPSDAAWLTLAVQLGFVLGAVLSAVLNLADRVSPRHLILAGALVAAGANLGMLLAQGPAHAIALRALTGAAMALVYPPALKAMATWFRTGRGVALGIMVGALTLAAALPHLVNGLGGANWQAVIGVTSLLAALGGVLAMQVRNGPHQYPPAVFRPAQAWRILTGRAMGLTTLGYLGHMWELYAMWAWFAVFFSRLLSERNLPDPAQGAAYATFAVVGVGAIGCYVGGVLGDRWGRTRLTALAMFLSGGCALALALATLMNAAPPVVLGLSLLWGFWIIADSAQFSTIVSEIADPAYVGTALTMQLALGFTLTAGSIALVPLLVSSSGWALAFTALSLGPLLGAVAMRRLARLPEAAQIAGGRG
- a CDS encoding bifunctional metallophosphatase/5'-nucleotidase; this encodes MTRLTLLQLNDLHAYLEPHPELFWEAGAPMTRTTGGLARIKAYFDRVRAECPGAVIALDNGDTFHGTGPVVATRGAFMPELLNTLAFDGMTAHWDFGYGPEQLEQLAAHLSYPMLAANIYREDTSERPFAPFRMIDRGVRVGVLGLASNIVGDMPPRFGEGLRFTDGRAETRDLVRRLREEEGADVVVVLSHLGFPQDCALAAEVPGIDVLLSGHTHNRLTEPQRVGRTLITQAGCHGSFVSRLDLDVTPDQVTLVHHELVEMHAGRPLDQPLAEAISGHLRPFRAAQEEIAGHTEVLLHRGTSLSAPADDFLTAAVAHAAGTSIALSNGWRYGAPIAPGPISRMAVWNLVPHDPPVGQVRLSGSELAQMLEDNLEAVFARDPWQQRGGYVKRMHGVVLYAKPENPHGARVQAIEIAGEPLEPERQYEVAFLTNQAVPHRFGQNRRELTVSAVEAMLAYLKACGPVVAAPPSVHLI
- a CDS encoding glycosyltransferase; amino-acid sequence: MVHNHYQQPGGEDESFLAESGLLSASGHNVVRYTVHSNEVQNLGVLRTAAYTIWNPYSFRKITQLIKDNQIQVVHFQNTFPLISPAAYYAAHKAGAVVIQALRNYRMTCVNGLLYRDGNVCELCVGRFAPTPGILHRCYRGSVAGSAVVAGMVSTHKLIGTYRRQVDLFVATSEFVRQKYIEAGIEAAQIVVKPNVVAPDPGVGDGKGGYALYVGRLTDEKGIRTLLKTWELGRLTLPLKIVGEGPLKSEVEQAAARNIGIQYLGPLSLTETHTLMGDAKVLVVPSEWHEPFGRVLIEAFAKGTPVVAARMGGLIELVTVGQTGELFRPGDSEDLIEKIVMLTASPDHLAKLRQNCREAYLNLYAPERNHELLMNIYQEAFQRRA
- a CDS encoding YgaP-like transmembrane domain, whose amino-acid sequence is MITRKQFGGFMAAPQGRGLRVGAGLALMGWGLTHRQPAVLALGTVPLLAGVLDVCLLAPLLRLPFRGDELRRQT
- the trxA gene encoding thioredoxin, which codes for MNDVLLCPVCHSKNRVRQVPGGQVPVCARCQAALPWLHDGTDATFADDIQASVPVLVDFWAPWCGPCRVMGPVLEEIAREQAGKIRVVKVNVDENPRSAGQFEIRSIPTLLLFHGGKQVDSMVGVVQKPALLQRLAAYV
- a CDS encoding aldo/keto reductase; this translates as MDYRHLGRTGLKVSPLCLGTMNFGPETSEQDSHAIMDAALERGVNFFDTANVYGRQPGEGVTEQIVGRWLEHNPGNRDKIVLATKVYGKMGDGPNDQKLSAYHIRKACEDSLRRLKTDHIDLYQMHHIDRAAPWEEVWQAMEQLVREGKVLYVGSSNFAGWNIAQANTLAAGRHFMGLVSEQSLYNLSARMIELEVIPACQALGLGLIPWSPLGGGLLGGALQKAEGGRRAGENMQQQIEKHRPQLERYEALCRELGESPADVALAWLLHQPAVTAPIIGPRTAGQLDGALKALDIRLTAETLKTLDDIWPGPGGQAPEAYAW
- a CDS encoding metal-sensitive transcriptional regulator → MSSPAPLTLDEQEKHRVLNRLRRLEGQVRGLHKMVDEDRPCQDILTLLSGIRSALDATGEVIFEQYLLSCAANEGEPLPTREIVKTARLLR
- a CDS encoding NAD-dependent epimerase/dehydratase family protein, translating into MNAASHIGPVVLTGAAGRAGRAALRHLLEHGYEVIAVDTRPTPRPEGEFPGTLNDAFQADLSDLGQTLEVMHGAGSVVHLANIPAPGLQAPHHTFVQNVTMNHSVFTAATMLGLQRVVWASSETTLGLPFDVPPQYAPVDEAHYPHPESSYALSKVVTETMAGDFARRSGIPFVALRFSNILGPDEYRRFPELAWPDPHARKWNLWGYIDERDAALACRLALEAPRTGTSSFIIAAADTVMPLPSRTLMEQVFPGVPLRDPLDGFQTLLSIDAARQHLGFEPQHRWRDTLGEDGTTLDV